The nucleotide sequence TACCCCAGCCCAGGGGCCCCGCTcgggggctcagccctgcctgctcctgctgcagcctcaaGCCCTGGCTCCCCGCGCACCCACTGCCTCGGTGGCTGCGCTAAGCCGCTACTTCTGCTCCAGCCTGCAAGCCAgactgtgtgtgcatgtgctccaaacaacaaaccaaggGCGTGGGGTGGGAAGAAGATGAGTGAGCCAAAGCACACGCTCCCGAATCCCACCAGGAACCATTCCCGGGCAAACCCCAAAGGAGGATGCGTCCTGGGTGGCAGCTGACCTTAAAGAGGTGGGGATGCTTGATGTAGAGTCGCCCTCTTGTTCCTCCCATCCCGAGAGCTCTGCAAGAGGAACATTGGGGTCAGACCCAGGCGAGGGGTGGTTGTGGCAGTACCGGGacacctcctctcctccccaagCCCTTCCTACTGCTGTGAGGCAGAGAAGTGAAGTGACACGGGAGGAGCCGTATGGGCTCCTGCCTTGGAGCCACCACCCTCCATCGACAGGGCCGTTCCTTACTTGTTGGCTCGAGATCCAAGCACAAAGGTTGTGGTTTCAGTCAGTCGGGATGGATCCCACTACAGAGCAATTGGAAAAGGGGCAACATTAGAAATGAAGCTGGTGCTGGCGCATGCTCCACGAGCCTCAGTGCTCTGATGGGAACCTCGGAACCGCCCCGGGACGGAGGGAGCTGGTCACAGAGCTGGGGATGTGTGCAGGAGGGAGGTTAcatccctctgggctgctctgaGCAGTTTCCCTCATGGGAAACATTGTGGGATCCTCCTGGCTACTGCTGCTCTCCGCAGGCCTCCTAAGAGGGGCACTGCAAAGTTACAGGCTGCAGCACCCGGGAGACAAGCAAAGGCCTCCGGGCACTTGGCTCCTCTCCTTGCTTCTCTCCTGCACTGTGGGGCCATCAGGGCAGCACCCGGCTCTGCACCGTCCCTGCTGCCGCAGCCgtgggggaggagagggggagcCCAAACGTGTCGGTCAGTCAATACCTTTGGTCCATCTCTTCTCACGGGCTCTGAGACTTTGAGCTTCCAcctgaggggaaggaaaatgCGGTAAGAACAGGTCCCATTTGAGCAGCTTCATTTCCCCCCCGCCCACCCCAAACAAGAGCTCTGGCTCAGCACTCATACTCACGCAGCCATGCCTGAGATGCCACGATCGTTCGACAGGCTCTGTCCTGGAGGCCGCCCCTTTCTCTGCGCAGAGAAATCCTTCAGTGAATCGGCTGTGTAGGCTGGAGAATCCGCTCGTCATCCTCCCCCTCCCAGGGAAGCTGCTCATTTTGTCATGAGCAGAAGTGCCAGCTGGCACAAGAGCCACCCCAAAAGCTGCCCCTGCACTTGCACGCCCTGATACTGTGGGAATGGCCAGGAAGGAGGTGCAGGCTTCCTGGAACATAAAATCCCTGTGCGGAAAAGCCTCCTACCTTTCTGGGAACAGGGCTCCCTCGACGGCTCAGCTCCTCATCCATCTGCCGGCCACGCTGCAGGAGGAATGGCAGCAGGATGAGGATGAACAGGGCTGTGTGGGCCCCGCACACCAGTTGGCCACTCGTGCCTTCGCTGCGCCCGAGGCAGAGAGCACAAGGGCACAGGGGAACATTGACACCAGCCTGTCACAGTGAGGGGCACCAAATTGCAACGAGCGGTGGCTGCGCCCAGGATTGTCCTTGTCCTGTTTGAACCgctcccctcagccccacaccccagctctgcctcctcGCCAGTGCGCTGACAAAGGGGCAGAGAATAAAGCAATTCCAAGCCCCTCCTCCCGGCTCCTACAGGTCACTCATACCCCTGGGAACAGTAACAACTTTTACCTTTGGTACTGCCTGCTCATGAGGCAACCTGGGAACAACCTTTTTGCTATCGGAAAACAGCAGTTTGGCCtgcaggaagagagagaagggtCTCCCAATTGTGGGCTCAGAGAGGGACCTGCCAGCAACCTCCACTGCTGCATGTCTGCTGAAAGCCCCGTAAGAGCCCCTCGCTAGCAGTGatgggggcacaggggacagcCCCTCACCTGCTCCAGGCAGCTCCGACACGTCTCCTGGATGAGCTGCTCCGGGTCCACCTCCTCCCCGACGTTATCACGCACATTGATTGCTGCCTTCTGGAAGAACTGGAGAGACCGTGGCAGAAGGGGTTAGAGCCTGAGCAGCCAGGCAGTGCTGGGGCAGGTGCGGGTGCAGCTTCCCCGCTGCAGCCACATGccagcaggcaggggacaggcacGATGGCCTCGCGTGGCACCCAGAGCAGAGCTCCGTCTGGGAAGCCACAGCAAGAGGggactgtccctgcagctctcaCCTTCATGTACTTGTTGAAGATGCCCTGGATCTCCTCGTTGATGCTAGGCTGCAGGACAGCTCGGAGCAGGTCCATGGACACGGCCGGGTCTGTGAAGCTGAAGGGGCAGAGTCGGGGCGGGGCGCGGGACCCCCTGCTCGCTCTGCTCTGAGCCAGCCCGGCCCCAGCCCGCTGTTTGCGCTCCCCCCGGCCGCAGCCCGCCCGTACCTGGTGCTCATCTGGGAGCGCCGGCCGCGCCGCTGCACCAGCCGGTGCTTGATCATGATGTTCCAGGGGCTCTGCGGGACACACGCGTCAGCCGCGgccggcccgccgcccgcccgcccgcccggcccggcccggcccccgcctcACCGTGCTGACCAGCTGCTCCTCGGCGCCGCCCGGGCCCTCCTcgcccggcggccccggctgCTGCTCCGCGTCGCGGGCGGCGCCCAtggccgcggccccggccccgctcccggcccgcGCCACCGGAAGCGCCGGGCCCCGCGCGCGTCATCGGCCCGCGCCACCCTTGCCGCGTGCCGGAAGTGATGGGCTACCATGGCaacggcggcgggagcgggagcccggggcggggggacgcACCGCGGGGTTTGGGGACGGGGCCGCGGGGGAGCGGCCTCGGTGCTGCCGGCTGGGCTGCGAAACAGGAGCGTTTGTCCCTCCGCGGGCCGTGGTTCCTCTCGTGTTGTTTTGTACGTCCGCAATTGATTTTGCCCAGCACGACTCTCATCCTTCTGGAACCTCGTTGTTTACCTGACGAAATACTCAAACCCCGCTGTTCCCCACCTGCCCGCGCCGGGACGGCAGCGCGTTCCCTTGCGCCTCCTGCTCCTCCGCTGGTTCACGGACACCCCGGACACGGTGGAGGGGCCTCCGGGGACAGTCCCGTGGTGTCTGTCACCGTTTGTCACTGCAGCCCGGGGCTGTGTCCCCGCGGTGTGACCAGCGCGACTCCCCCACCGTGGCTGTTCCACTCCGGGCACCCGGGAGGCCGGGCCGCTGACTCAGGCTCACGCTGGAGCGGCTCCTGCCCCACGTCCCTTCCTGCCGCGCTGGCCCGGCCGTGTTGCCCAGGGTGAGGTCGGGCTGTCACACAAACCCGACCTGTGGATGTGGGGCCTGTCGAGTCATCAGCAGTGTTGCCAGAACTTCATTACCATGATCACCGGGTTTTTAATGGGCTTATTATAATTGCTCCAGATTGTTAGCAACAAAAATTGGATGTTGtccagaggagaggaggaataACAATGGATGTAGAAACTCACGGGAAAGGTGAAACATGGTTCTGTTTAGCCTGCAAGAGCTCAGGGAGAGAGCTCAGGTCTCTGTGTGCTGCAGAGGACAGTGGCTGGTCACTTTGCGCCCACCGCGAGAGGACAAGAAGACCTTGTGTTGGGTTGAATCAAGTGAGACTTGGATTAGATATTTGGAAAAACTTTCAAATTACAGTAACATTTAAATCCTGGAACAAATTCTCGATAAAGGAGTCTGTGTCTTTGCAGGGGTAGGGTTGTCTTTTTAAGAGCACGTCAGAACAACATCTTGTCGGGATCCCCTCCAGCCCCCGGTTTATACTGGTAATGTTTTGGTGTCTCTGTGCAGTAGGTGCACATGACAGAACATGCCAGCCTGCAAATGTCTGCCAGACACAGTGGCTGCTCCTTAGCTGAGCTTACCCGAGTGTTTCTTGGATTCCCACAGGGACGTTGGACAAGTCCCATCTGTCCCTTAGTGTCCCTCAGCAGCAGCGGGAGCCTCTGGAACGTGGTCCTGGTCCTGGCTCAGCAGCCAGGCTCCTGCAGCCGAAGCTTTGTGGTCCTGCTGGGTCCCCATGATGGTGTTGGCTCTGCCCATGTCACCACAGGGCTGCAGCATGGGACGGGCAGCACAGGGGGTCAGCAAACTTTAACTGTGTAACGTCACTTCTTAGCATCAAACACAAAATCACACCAGCCTCCACAAAAAGAGAGCAGGCAGGACATGGCAGAGGAGCCTGCTCAGTGAgtgaggggcagggagggagaagcCGAGCGGTTTGAGTGCCGAGAGCACCTTTCCCGTTGGGCAGTGTCAGCTGCAGGATGTTCTGTGTCTGCCATGCCTGCGGGTACAGCCCTGGTCttggggctggggcaggaccTGCAGGATTCCTCTCTCCCAGGAGTCTATTTCAGTAGAGAAATGCGCTTGTCAGACATTCTCCTTTATTAGTTCTGTACAAGTTAACCAAAACTATAGTCAGCTAGGACAGAAACGTGCCAAAATGACGGCATTATTCCCAAAGGAGGAGCCGTGGGTGAGTGCAGGGGCAGAGGCAGAGCTCCCCGCCACGGCCATCCTGCTTGGAAGGAGCCTGCGGTCCCGCAAGTTGTTCCGGTTGTTTTGCTGGTGCGTGGAAGGGAGTCGGTGCTGCAAGCACAGGACTGGTCCATGGGGCGTCCTGCTCGATGGTGATTAACAGCGACGGTAACGTGCGATAAGCACCGAGCTGTCGGGCTGGGCCGCGGAGCTGCAAGGTGTGAAGCACCGGATCTTCGACAGACATGGGCGGTTCATGTAGAAATTGCATCTGAATTGAGTCACGGGCACGAGGAGAAGTCTAAACCTGTACTTAAAGCATATTTCTTGCAATGAGCCCTCTTCCCACACAGGTTTCCATTGTGTGCAAttcaagaagaaataataaagtaGGGAAGGAAAAATTTGCAAAATCAGGTTCTGGCCAGCACTCCTGTGTGACCTGAGAATAACTTAATTTAAATGGGTTGACGCTCACGTAATTGAAGTTACTACTTAATCTGTTATTTCAAACATATTAAATAAGTCTTTACCCTGAAATGAGatgcagagaaaagggaagtTAATGTGgcattacatttaatttttcatttaacctTAATGTGAGTCTCCAGCAAAGGTTGGCAGTTTGGATGGAGGATTGAAGGCAGATTCCTGTGCTCTCCTCATCTTGAGCAAGCTCTTGTCCTTGAAGTCCCAAGACTTCTCCCTCCAGGGAGCCCCTCTCACCATCGCCCTGTCCCACCGGAGCAGCCCCTTGCTCTGGCCCTGCGGCTGCCAAGGGAAGCGGCTCCGGTGCCCGCAGTTCTGTGGGGGCCGTGGGCGCTTGGGCGGGTgaggggctgctcagccttgtcCTTAGCCTGGGCAGCCTTGGCCGTGGGCAAAACAGACTGGACTCAAgggaatttttaattaatttaatctaTTGCCAGTTAACACAAACTTCTACTCGCTGATTAGAGATAACAGATGCTCCCAGCGGCTGCGGCTTGGGGCAGCCCGTGGCCTCTTCCCGcacaggctctgctgcccaaaCCAGGCACTTTGTGCCCAAACACTCCAAGGTGACGGAATGGGGTGCtcgtgctgccctggctggaggctggtgctgcccaTGGACTCTGTGTGTTCCccaggtgtctgtgtcctgTGTTTGGCTGCTCCTACGGCAACTAATTTGTTGTTCATGCATGTCATAACTGTGTGCTCCTGCATGAACTCATTGGTGCTCATGTGTGCCATTATTGACTGCTCATGTGTAAATTAACTGGGCATTCCTGCGTGGACACTAAACCCTGCAATTTATGCTCCAGAGTTCCCAGAAAGCTGCTCTGAGGATGCCTTGATGGCATCTCGGTTGGAATGGATGAAGAATAGCAGGgagcgctgctgctcctggtgcGTGCCCAGGTCTgtgcaggagaggagaagaaccCCGTGGGGCCGGAGGACAATGTTAACTTTGTGTAGAGACTTTGATCTTACTCATTTGGATGCCAAAACTGATTTACATCAGTACCATTGAAAGAGCAGGAGCACACTGCTCatgaacagaacagaaaaaaaatattggcatTAGAGCCAGATATTCAGAAGAATCGTGAATATTGGGCCTGCAGAAATGTGGCAACAGTGGCTTCTATGTGAAACGGCAGCCTTGGGAACCCGGGGCATTTGCATGTGCCCCGCAGTGCTGCTGCCCAACGGGGGCTCGTCCCCTGCGCCTGGTTtcggctggggctgggcagagctgctgctggcgaAGCTCACTCGCAT is from Caloenas nicobarica isolate bCalNic1 chromosome 15, bCalNic1.hap1, whole genome shotgun sequence and encodes:
- the DNTTIP1 gene encoding deoxynucleotidyltransferase terminal-interacting protein 1 isoform X2 gives rise to the protein MGAARDAEQQPGPPGEEGPGGAEEQLVSTSPWNIMIKHRLVQRRGRRSQMSTSFTDPAVSMDLLRAVLQPSINEEIQGIFNKYMKFFQKAAINVRDNVGEEVDPEQLIQETCRSCLEQAKLLFSDSKKVVPRLPHEQAVPKRGRQMDEELSRRGSPVPRKRKGRPPGQSLSNDRGISGMAAWKLKVSEPVRRDGPKWDPSRLTETTTFVLGSRANKALGMGGTRGRLYIKHPHLFKYAADPQDKQWLTEQHHMRAIGGKMAYLLVEEDIRDLAASDDYRDSVDLRLEELKPFVPPAWMTEKMQKHMETLRRGGDVPVPEGPPEP
- the DNTTIP1 gene encoding deoxynucleotidyltransferase terminal-interacting protein 1 isoform X1 — encoded protein: MGAARDAEQQPGPPGEEGPGGAEEQLVSTSPWNIMIKHRLVQRRGRRSQMSTSFTDPAVSMDLLRAVLQPSINEEIQGIFNKYMKFFQKAAINVRDNVGEEVDPEQLIQETCRSCLEQAKLLFSDSKKVVPRLPHEQAVPKAGVNVPLCPCALCLGRSEGTSGQLVCGAHTALFILILLPFLLQRGRQMDEELSRRGSPVPRKRKGRPPGQSLSNDRGISGMAAWKLKVSEPVRRDGPKWDPSRLTETTTFVLGSRANKALGMGGTRGRLYIKHPHLFKYAADPQDKQWLTEQHHMRAIGGKMAYLLVEEDIRDLAASDDYRDSVDLRLEELKPFVPPAWMTEKMQKHMETLRRGGDVPVPEGPPEP
- the DNTTIP1 gene encoding deoxynucleotidyltransferase terminal-interacting protein 1 isoform X3, whose amino-acid sequence is MGAARDAEQQPGPPGEEGPGGAEEQLVSTSPWNIMIKHRLVQRRGRRSQMSTSFTDPAVSMDLLRAVLQPSINEEIQGIFNKYMKFFQKAAINVRDNVGEEVDPEQLIQETCRSCLEQAKLLFSDSKKVVPRLPHEQAVPKRGRQMDEELSRRGSPVPRKRKGRPPGQSLSNDRGISGMAAWKLKVSEPVRRDGPKWDPSRLTETTTFVLGSRANKALGMGGTRGRLYIKHPHLFKAYLLVEEDIRDLAASDDYRDSVDLRLEELKPFVPPAWMTEKMQKHMETLRRGGDVPVPEGPPEP